Proteins encoded in a region of the Zea mays cultivar B73 chromosome 4, Zm-B73-REFERENCE-NAM-5.0, whole genome shotgun sequence genome:
- the LOC103653755 gene encoding E3 ubiquitin-protein ligase MPSR1 has protein sequence MSSLQLFPNPVYYYYQSRSIGRTMAARYTYTYGDGPGGSSCLRIGLTALPCSGVALRLSAVIDCTPGKDRMPPVTVDFLKNLPLQQREAEAPAAVAAQVTTGRFTCSSGDFLLVSQIQRVEAMVAAAGLPRECALSVEEFFRLSASNAVNTFYKAMAITVEAGALGSIVVDEHQHEHEELPPGAVVGECAICYNEYLVGGATSVKLLCGHTFHRRCMDRWTAVNRTCPYCRAPVPEEKQDCWDEDDYCDDSVSEYDEEDDGASTVPGRPQ, from the coding sequence ATGTCGTCCTTACAATTGTTTCCCAACCCCGTATACTATTACTACCAATCTCGATCGATCGGGCGCACCATGGCTGCTCGCTACACCTACACCTACGGCGACGGCCCGGGCGGGAGCTCCTGCTTAAGGATCGGGCTGACCGCGCTGCCGTGCTCCGGCGTGGCGCTCCGCCTCAGCGCCGTCATCGACTGCACCCCGGGCAAGGACCGCATGCCGCCGGTCACCGTCGACTTCCTCAAGAACCTGCCGCTGCAGCAGAGAGAGGCCGAGGCCCCGGCAGCCGTCGCCGCCCAGGTGACGACGGGCCGCTTCACGTGCAGCAGCGGCGACTTCCTCCTCGTCAGCCAGATCCAGCGGGTGGAGGCGATGGTCGCGGCCGCGGGGCTGCCCCGGGAGTGCGCTCTCAGCGTGGAGGAGTTCTTCCGCCTGTCCGCCTCCAACGCCGTTAACACGTTCTACAAGGCGATGGCGATCACCGTGGAGGCGGGCGCGCTCGGGAGCATCGTCGTGGACGAGCACCAGCACGAGCACGAGGAGCTGCCGCCCGGCGCCGTCGTCGGGGAGTGCGCCATATGCTACAATGAGTATCTGGTCGGCGGAGCCACGTCcgtgaagctgctgtgcggccacACGTTCCACCGCAGGTGCATGGACCGCTGGACGGCCGTGAACCGGACGTGCCCCTACTGTCGGGCGCCGGTGCCGGAGGAGAAGCAGGACTGCTGGGACGAGGACGATTATTGCGACGACTCGGTGTCGGAGTACGACGAGGAGGACGACGGCGCCTCGACGGTGCCCGGCCGACCGCAGTAG